The Kordia sp. SMS9 genome window below encodes:
- a CDS encoding phosphoenolpyruvate carboxylase encodes MSRKPKLKRFNENVSSKYQIYNSIFMTLPFDEISNTGALLPLFSDTCEQGYDLDRNPSQIVEKFFERYVNHNKTKDEKNNLLFRFIQYIERQVVLFDAVEDAAFSIVNNMEGRGTLRNIKEEAEEKHKLDALKTYLKRFKVRPVLTAHPTQFYPGQVLGIITDLAEAIKVDDLLTIKKLLAQLGKTPFFKKEKPTPYNEAVSLIWYLQNVFYHSASKIYSYIKENIFEGEEMDNQVIDLGFWPGGDRDGNPFVTTDITLKVAERLRNTILVNYYRDIRDLKRRITFKGVEQRLVNLEHMLYNNVYLRKEEGMLSLAEFETELKGIRAVIISDHQSLFVAELDDLINKVKLFGYHFAMLDIRQDSRVHQGVFENIVETMKDRGEALFSIDYINASEEEKINVLTQIDATVEAKYFENEITNATISSIYAMKTIQARNGERGSNRYIISNNQSALHVMEAFTMLRLCDWKQPDVDVSPLFETVPDLQAAEGVMRTLYTNEAYAAHLKRRGNKQYIMLGFSDGTKDGGYLMANWSIFKAKEELTAISREYGIKVIFFDGRGGPPARGGGKTHQFYASLGNTVEDEEIQLTIQGQTISSNFGTLESSQYNLEQLLSSGISNEIFSGAKAEFSEDDKKTMETLASVSYDAYVAFKKHPRFLTYLERMSTLKYYAKTNIGSRPSKRSQSKEFNFSDLRAIPFVGSWSQLKQNVPGFYGVGTALEHMEKNGQFEAVEKLYKNSSFFRTLLANSMMSLTKSFFKLTAYMKDNEEFGEFWTVIFEEFNRTKRMLLKLTGYETLMENELAGKASIHAREKIVLPLLTIQQYALRRIHELQKDPNADENEIKTYEKMVTRSLFGNINASRNSA; translated from the coding sequence ATGTCTCGTAAACCCAAATTGAAACGTTTTAATGAAAATGTTTCTTCTAAATACCAAATCTACAACAGTATTTTTATGACCTTGCCTTTTGACGAGATCTCAAATACGGGTGCTTTATTGCCCTTATTTAGTGATACTTGCGAGCAAGGATACGATTTAGACAGAAATCCATCACAAATTGTTGAAAAGTTCTTTGAGCGATATGTGAATCACAACAAAACAAAAGACGAAAAAAACAATCTACTCTTTCGTTTCATTCAATATATTGAGCGCCAAGTCGTACTATTTGATGCCGTAGAAGATGCCGCATTTTCCATAGTAAATAATATGGAAGGTCGTGGTACGCTTCGAAACATCAAGGAAGAAGCAGAGGAAAAACACAAGCTAGACGCGCTAAAAACCTATTTAAAGCGTTTCAAAGTCCGTCCGGTATTAACAGCACATCCAACGCAATTCTATCCAGGGCAAGTGCTAGGAATCATTACGGATTTGGCAGAAGCTATCAAAGTAGATGATTTATTGACCATCAAGAAGCTTTTGGCGCAATTAGGAAAAACACCGTTCTTCAAAAAAGAAAAACCAACGCCGTACAACGAAGCGGTAAGCTTAATCTGGTATTTGCAAAATGTGTTCTATCATTCGGCAAGTAAAATTTACAGTTACATCAAAGAAAACATATTTGAAGGGGAAGAAATGGACAATCAAGTCATTGATTTAGGGTTTTGGCCTGGTGGCGATCGTGATGGAAATCCGTTTGTAACTACAGATATCACACTCAAAGTCGCAGAACGTTTGCGAAATACGATTTTAGTGAACTATTACCGCGATATACGAGATTTAAAGCGTAGAATAACGTTTAAAGGTGTTGAACAACGTTTGGTGAATTTAGAACACATGTTGTACAACAATGTGTATCTGCGAAAAGAAGAAGGCATGTTGTCATTGGCTGAATTTGAAACAGAACTAAAAGGCATCAGAGCGGTTATTATTTCAGATCATCAATCGCTTTTTGTGGCAGAATTGGATGATTTAATCAACAAAGTAAAACTATTTGGGTATCACTTTGCGATGTTAGACATTCGTCAAGATTCGAGAGTGCATCAAGGTGTATTTGAAAATATTGTAGAAACCATGAAAGATCGCGGAGAAGCTTTATTTTCAATAGATTATATAAATGCTTCGGAAGAAGAAAAAATCAACGTCTTAACACAAATTGATGCAACCGTAGAAGCAAAATATTTTGAAAACGAAATTACCAACGCAACAATTTCGTCTATATATGCGATGAAAACCATCCAAGCGCGAAATGGAGAACGCGGTTCCAATCGTTATATCATCAGTAACAATCAATCGGCATTGCACGTAATGGAAGCCTTTACAATGTTGCGCTTATGCGATTGGAAACAACCCGATGTAGATGTTTCTCCGTTATTTGAAACGGTTCCCGATTTACAAGCGGCAGAAGGCGTGATGCGAACCTTGTATACCAACGAAGCGTATGCAGCACATTTGAAACGCAGAGGAAACAAACAATACATTATGCTTGGTTTCTCTGACGGAACCAAAGATGGCGGTTATTTAATGGCAAATTGGAGTATTTTTAAAGCAAAAGAAGAACTCACCGCAATTTCTCGCGAATACGGAATCAAAGTCATATTTTTTGACGGTAGAGGTGGACCGCCAGCGCGTGGAGGTGGAAAAACACATCAATTCTATGCTTCTTTAGGAAATACGGTGGAAGATGAAGAAATTCAATTAACAATCCAAGGACAGACGATTAGCTCTAACTTTGGAACTTTAGAATCGTCTCAATACAACTTAGAGCAATTGTTAAGTTCAGGAATCTCAAATGAAATATTTTCAGGCGCAAAGGCAGAATTTTCAGAAGATGATAAAAAGACAATGGAAACCTTGGCTTCCGTAAGTTATGATGCGTATGTGGCATTTAAAAAACATCCAAGATTCTTAACGTATTTAGAGCGAATGAGTACGTTAAAATACTATGCAAAAACTAACATTGGAAGTCGTCCATCGAAACGATCGCAGTCTAAAGAGTTCAATTTCTCTGACTTACGTGCCATTCCTTTTGTGGGAAGCTGGAGTCAGTTGAAACAAAACGTTCCAGGATTTTACGGCGTTGGAACTGCGTTAGAACACATGGAGAAAAACGGTCAATTTGAAGCCGTAGAAAAACTCTACAAAAACTCTTCTTTCTTCCGCACATTGCTTGCCAACAGTATGATGAGCTTAACGAAGTCGTTCTTTAAGTTAACGGCATATATGAAAGATAATGAGGAGTTTGGTGAATTTTGGACGGTTATTTTTGAAGAATTCAATCGTACAAAACGAATGCTTTTAAAACTAACGGGTTACGAAACCTTAATGGAAAATGAATTGGCAGGGAAAGCTTCAATTCACGCACGTGAAAAGATTGTGTTACCGTTACTTACGATTCAACAATACGCATTGCGAAGAATTCACGAATTGCAAAAAGATCCAAATGCAGATGAAAACGAAATCAAAACCTATGAAAAAATGGTGACACGTTCGTTATTTGGAAACATAAATGCGAGTCGTAATTCGGCGTAG
- a CDS encoding DinB family protein produces MIPFPNANEYNPYFESFVQQYKGEDIVAALSKGAEEVTELMASLKEEQLQSAYAEGKWTIKEVLQHIMDTERIFCNRALRFARNDKTDLPGFDQDEYVPYSGANERNSMEMLREYNAIRQATITLFKSFTDEMLARVGVASGNEITVRALAYITAGHEKHHINVINERYL; encoded by the coding sequence ATGATTCCATTTCCCAATGCCAACGAGTACAATCCGTATTTTGAATCGTTTGTTCAGCAATACAAAGGAGAAGATATAGTAGCCGCACTTTCCAAAGGTGCCGAAGAAGTCACAGAATTAATGGCATCTCTCAAAGAAGAACAACTACAAAGTGCGTATGCGGAAGGAAAATGGACGATTAAAGAAGTGCTGCAACACATCATGGATACAGAACGCATATTTTGTAACAGAGCCTTGCGTTTTGCACGAAATGACAAAACGGATTTACCTGGTTTTGACCAAGATGAGTATGTACCATATTCAGGCGCGAACGAACGCAATAGCATGGAAATGCTACGTGAATACAATGCGATTCGACAAGCAACGATTACGCTTTTTAAAAGTTTTACGGATGAAATGTTAGCTAGAGTGGGCGTAGCAAGCGGCAATGAAATAACTGTTCGTGCTTTGGCATATATTACCGCAGGACACGAAAAACATCATATAAATGTCATTAACGAGCGCTATTTATAA
- a CDS encoding proline dehydrogenase family protein yields the protein MDPIFNNTENAFALKTDSQLDRAYFLFKLISNQPLVRIGTAVTNFAIKAHLPVESLIRATVFDHFCGGTTEEECLPVVDNMFQKGVCSVLDYSVEGKEEEAQFDATLEKILKILNFVKEKDAIPFAVFKPTGFGRIDLYEKVGNSETLSSEEQAEWERVLHRFDVVCKKAHEMDVALLIDGEESWMQDAADAIVAAMMLKYNKEKAIVYNTLQMYRWDRMEYLQQLHIDAKAKGFHIGMKLVRGAYMEKENNKAKEEGYTSPICESKAATDANFDTAVSYMLDHLECMAVFAGTHNEESSYQLAEIMKEKGVPNNDPRVWFGQLYGMSDHISFNLAKAGYNVAKYLPFGPVRDVMPYLIRRAEENTSVAGQTSRELSLLKQERKRRKI from the coding sequence ATGGATCCTATTTTTAATAACACGGAGAATGCTTTTGCACTCAAAACAGATTCTCAACTCGATAGAGCATATTTTTTATTCAAATTAATCTCCAATCAACCTTTAGTTCGTATTGGAACTGCGGTGACAAACTTCGCCATTAAAGCACATTTGCCTGTGGAAAGTTTGATCAGAGCGACCGTTTTTGATCATTTTTGTGGCGGAACAACAGAAGAAGAATGCTTGCCAGTCGTCGATAACATGTTTCAAAAAGGCGTGTGCAGCGTGCTCGATTATTCTGTAGAAGGAAAAGAAGAAGAAGCACAGTTTGATGCCACTTTGGAAAAAATATTGAAAATTTTAAATTTCGTCAAGGAAAAAGATGCCATTCCATTTGCCGTGTTTAAACCCACAGGTTTTGGGCGAATTGATTTGTATGAAAAAGTAGGGAACAGCGAAACATTGTCTAGCGAAGAACAAGCAGAATGGGAGCGTGTGTTGCATCGTTTTGATGTAGTGTGTAAAAAAGCGCATGAAATGGACGTTGCCTTATTGATTGATGGTGAAGAAAGCTGGATGCAAGACGCCGCAGATGCGATTGTGGCAGCTATGATGTTAAAATACAACAAAGAAAAAGCCATTGTATACAATACCTTGCAAATGTATCGTTGGGATCGAATGGAATATTTACAACAGCTTCATATAGACGCGAAAGCGAAAGGATTTCATATTGGAATGAAGTTGGTGCGTGGTGCGTACATGGAAAAAGAAAATAACAAAGCAAAAGAAGAAGGGTATACATCGCCAATATGTGAATCGAAAGCAGCGACGGATGCAAATTTTGATACGGCAGTTTCCTATATGTTAGACCATTTGGAGTGCATGGCGGTTTTTGCAGGAACGCACAACGAAGAAAGTTCGTATCAATTGGCGGAAATCATGAAGGAGAAAGGAGTTCCTAATAATGATCCGCGTGTTTGGTTTGGACAATTGTATGGAATGAGCGATCATATCAGTTTTAATTTGGCAAAAGCTGGGTATAATGTAGCGAAATACTTACCTTTTGGACCTGTAAGAGACGTAATGCCGTATTTAATTAGAAGAGCTGAAGAAAATACTTCTGTTGCTGGACAAACTTCGAGAGAGTTAAGTTTGTTAAAACAAGAACGAAAACGAAGAAAAATATAA
- the aroB gene encoding 3-dehydroquinate synthase — MNSIQAANYLVHFNANCYTHLNKHLANSNYSKIFILVDTNTHEHCLSYFMGNLQTETAVEVIEISAGEIHKNIETCTGVWNVLSELDADRKSLIINVGGGVVTDLGGFVASTFKRGISYINVPTSLLSMVDASVGGKTGVDLGTLKNQIGVINIPEMVLIDTSFLNTLPANEMRSGLAEMLKHGLIYDESYWKKMIDLSNFTIEDLDQLIYDSVIIKNAVVTEDPKEHGLRKILNFGHTLGHAIESYLLTHETKKALLHGEAIAVGMVLESYISSKQEQFPQEKLAEIKRVIIDMYGKVSFENSDYESIIDLMKYDKKNSHGNINFVLLNDIGAPVLDKTVPNETIVEAFNFYNS, encoded by the coding sequence ATGAATTCTATTCAAGCGGCGAATTATTTAGTACATTTTAACGCAAATTGCTACACACATCTCAACAAACATTTGGCAAATTCGAATTATTCTAAAATTTTTATTTTGGTAGATACGAATACGCACGAACACTGTTTGTCCTATTTTATGGGCAATTTACAGACAGAAACTGCCGTAGAAGTCATTGAAATTTCCGCAGGAGAAATTCATAAGAATATTGAAACTTGTACAGGCGTTTGGAATGTACTTTCTGAATTGGATGCTGACCGAAAAAGCTTGATTATTAATGTTGGTGGTGGCGTTGTGACGGATTTAGGCGGATTTGTGGCATCTACGTTTAAACGCGGAATTTCTTACATCAATGTTCCAACTTCATTATTATCCATGGTTGATGCTTCTGTCGGAGGGAAAACGGGCGTAGATTTGGGAACCTTAAAGAATCAAATTGGCGTAATTAATATTCCAGAAATGGTATTGATTGACACTTCTTTCTTAAACACATTGCCGGCAAATGAAATGCGCAGCGGTTTGGCAGAAATGTTGAAACACGGTTTGATTTACGACGAATCTTACTGGAAAAAAATGATTGATCTTTCCAATTTCACTATCGAAGATTTAGATCAGTTGATTTATGATTCTGTCATCATTAAAAATGCCGTTGTCACGGAAGATCCAAAGGAACACGGATTGCGAAAAATTTTAAACTTTGGTCACACCTTAGGACACGCCATTGAATCCTATTTGCTAACACACGAAACCAAAAAAGCGTTATTACACGGCGAAGCGATTGCTGTTGGAATGGTGTTGGAGTCTTATATTTCCAGCAAACAAGAACAGTTTCCACAAGAAAAATTAGCCGAAATCAAACGTGTCATCATAGACATGTACGGCAAAGTTTCTTTTGAAAATTCTGATTATGAATCTATCATCGACTTGATGAAATATGACAAAAAGAACTCACACGGAAACATCAATTTCGTTTTGTTGAACGATATTGGTGCGCCTGTTTTAGACAAAACCGTTCCGAATGAAACCATTGTAGAAGCTTTCAATTTTTACAATTCTTAA